Genomic segment of Thermoflexus sp.:
GATGCTCAATCGGCGTGACCTCCGCGGCCGGCTTGTGCGGTGGTTGCGCTGCCGGGATGAACAGCACCCGATCCAGACCCAGCTGGATCCGGGCCTGTTCGGCCAGCACCAGATGGCCGTAATGGGGCGGATCGAAGGTTCCTCCCAGAAGGCCGAGGCGGTTCATTCGAAACGCTCCGGATTCCGCCATGAGATCCGATGGAGCCTTATGCCCGCTTTCCCACATCGGCCCAGTCCACCCACTCCAGCTCCACCTCGCCGATATAAACGGTGTCCCCTGGCCGGACCCCGGCCTGCTCCAGGGCCTCGATGACGCCCAATCGTTCCAGCTGGCGGTGGAGATGCAACAGGCCTTCCTCGGAATCCAGGCGGGCCATCCGCACGGCTTTCTCCGCCGCTGTTCCCAGAACCCGCCATCCATCCCGCTCGCGGACCACCTGGATCGGGGTCTCGCGCCGGACAAGGGGGGGCGCGGTGGGCTGCAGCGGGGGCGGAGGCGGCGCTTCCTGCAATCGCTTCCAGGCTTCCCACATCAGGTTCCGGGTGCCCTGTTTCGCCGCGGCGGAGATCGGATGAACCACAAGGCCCCGCGCAGCGAAAGCCGCTTCCACTTCCGGCCATCGGGCCTGAACTTCCGGCAGATCCATCTTGTTGAACGCGATGATCTCCGGCCGCTTCAGCAATTCCGGATTGTAATAGCCGAGCTCCGCCCGGATCGCCTCGTAATCCGCGATCGGGTCCGGGGAGAGGCCATCCAGCAGATGGATCAGGACGCGGGTGCGCTCGACGTGACGCAGGAAGGCCAGTCCAAGGCCAACCCCCCGATGAGCCCCCTCGATCAGACCGGGCAGGTCCGCCAGCACGAAGGAAGCCGTATCATCCAGCACCACGACGCCCAGATGCGGATGGAGGGTGGTGAAGGGATAATCCGCGATCTTCGGTCGAGCGGCGGTGACAGCGGCCAGCAGGGTAGATTTCCCGGCGTTCGGCTTGCCGATCAATCCAACATCCGCCAGAAGGCGCAGCTCCAGGTGGAGGCGGCGGAATTCCCCGGGCTCCCCGCGCTCTGCGATCCGGGGGGCCTGATTCGTCGGGCTGACGAAAGCGGCGTTCCCCCGCCCGCCCCGTCCTCCCCGGGCGACGATCACCGTCTGTCCCGGTTCCGTGAGATCCGCCAGGATCTCCCCGGTCTCCGCATCCCGGACGACGGTGCCGGGCGGCACTTCCAGAATCAGGTCCTTTCCGCTGG
This window contains:
- the obgE gene encoding GTPase ObgE: MGEPWVFCDEVIIEVKAGDGGDGCVSFRREKYVPMGGPDGGDGGKGGDVILRVNPHLNTLAYYYRHRHFRAENGRHGRGGRKTGASGKDLILEVPPGTVVRDAETGEILADLTEPGQTVIVARGGRGGRGNAAFVSPTNQAPRIAERGEPGEFRRLHLELRLLADVGLIGKPNAGKSTLLAAVTAARPKIADYPFTTLHPHLGVVVLDDTASFVLADLPGLIEGAHRGVGLGLAFLRHVERTRVLIHLLDGLSPDPIADYEAIRAELGYYNPELLKRPEIIAFNKMDLPEVQARWPEVEAAFAARGLVVHPISAAAKQGTRNLMWEAWKRLQEAPPPPPLQPTAPPLVRRETPIQVVRERDGWRVLGTAAEKAVRMARLDSEEGLLHLHRQLERLGVIEALEQAGVRPGDTVYIGEVELEWVDWADVGKRA